The proteins below are encoded in one region of Holophagaceae bacterium:
- a CDS encoding protein kinase, which yields MRLFPMTGPAFSRVLALLIIGAMPSGWSASAPQDPAYWAAPDFQITTSREGLPQNSAMGLTLDARGRLWAATQDGAAMFDGHTWMTASMPDRNISNFIRCIALGNDASLWFGRQDGGVARLKAEKWERPEGPMGRAGTRVNALHPSHGLMWAATSGQGLGKFDGRTWKLLGSEIGLPSTSISSLASAEGGALWVGTSQGLALVERDRVIRTVLPGRNVQALLRLKTGELLAGTGSGLFRSTGSDGQAWETMPLPPDLQGRSIQALAQTLAADGASVLWVGTGGKGLARLDGHGWRVLTTKDGLPSAVIWSLLPMTGPGGTEALWIGTDAGLVHQQFGQWQSIGNGGALAGSSIYGMALTGGRGLGESLWLGTRGSGVARVESGRVRFYAKADGLPDDTVFSLLEWKAEDGQSVLYAGTQGEGLAEFRQGRWRGATVPPQLRHTNIRQLRETRDSAGNRVLWVISGSSGLWRRTANRWEAVTTSQGLSTNQLHSALETSDSAGRRTLWIGTESGGLARIRDGKVTNYTTQDGLPNNTVMSLCETRWGGRHFLWAGTEGGGLVWLDPDAEKPAWHLLADHTVPALPNNTIYQLQEDAQARLYAFTNRGVARISGPPEAFRVETFTTDSGLPSNEFNGGASMKDRYGRIWGGSIRGAAVFDPRQELPGMATPRLILDRVQVNGQIRDLSAGIRLGHRERRLEFAYSLLSYFRSSETRYQTQLMGLEEAPSGWAQDPHREFPGLGAGSYVFRVWARDYQGRLAGPMDMAFSIRPAPWRTVWAYAIYAALLAGAVWIAVQTRLRRLLRKTEELEAKVRLRTAEIEAAKDQIEAQNLQISRLMESTSLAQRDLISWSQAIAGELAQTIGATGIGILTVQGEELRSLGESGTRIPTLRELQAQPYLNPAQDRRKQALAVSEDRRRELSIPVKGPSGELLGGMVLSGPFRWGDAERRLVGVVAAQLGAVLELQKTRRSLSAARQHQAQTREKLREKGLALLQTCPRCGRCYDESVQRCGWDAEPLESPRILPFVIQDRYQLARLLGEGGMGLVFEAKDLRLGRDVALKLIKPELYGMAEIHARFKQEAQALAGIVHPSVISIFDSGELEDGSAYMVMELLKGVDLGTLIARHGPGTPIQVARLLRQGAAGLAAVHRTGVVHRDLKPANIFLVPEEPVPGGTAHQRNIFQTKILDFGLAKPLAAEGGVTQTGMLVGTPHYMSPEQVRGQTLDARSDVYAFAANGYEALTGCRLISPTAVADIFSLITRGEHVALRELLPGVPAQVEAAFSSALAVDPRERPWDIEAWAQAFAAELEGMKSQARGWPGISTLGSHLLDTGTPPTGLMPESGSA from the coding sequence ATGCGCCTGTTTCCAATGACGGGGCCAGCCTTCAGCCGGGTGCTCGCGCTGTTGATTATTGGAGCGATGCCTTCAGGGTGGTCCGCGTCCGCGCCCCAGGACCCCGCATATTGGGCTGCGCCTGATTTTCAGATCACCACGAGTCGCGAAGGCCTTCCTCAGAACTCGGCCATGGGCCTGACCCTGGATGCCCGGGGCCGGCTCTGGGCCGCGACCCAGGATGGCGCCGCCATGTTCGATGGACACACCTGGATGACGGCTTCGATGCCGGATCGAAACATTTCCAACTTCATCCGCTGCATTGCTTTAGGGAACGACGCCAGCCTCTGGTTCGGCCGCCAGGACGGCGGCGTGGCCCGCCTGAAAGCCGAGAAATGGGAGCGCCCCGAGGGGCCCATGGGCAGGGCCGGAACCCGCGTCAACGCCCTGCATCCCAGCCACGGCTTGATGTGGGCCGCCACCTCCGGGCAGGGCCTGGGGAAATTCGATGGCCGCACCTGGAAATTGCTGGGGTCTGAGATCGGGCTCCCATCCACAAGTATTTCAAGCCTTGCAAGCGCGGAAGGCGGCGCCTTATGGGTGGGCACAAGCCAAGGCCTGGCGTTGGTGGAACGGGATCGCGTGATCCGTACTGTGCTTCCCGGCCGGAATGTGCAGGCCCTGCTGCGCCTGAAGACCGGGGAGTTGCTGGCGGGCACCGGCAGCGGCTTGTTCAGAAGCACCGGAAGCGACGGCCAGGCTTGGGAAACCATGCCACTCCCCCCGGATTTGCAGGGGAGATCCATTCAGGCGCTGGCCCAGACGCTTGCTGCGGACGGTGCTTCGGTGCTGTGGGTCGGCACGGGAGGCAAGGGGCTCGCCCGGCTGGATGGCCATGGGTGGCGGGTCCTGACCACCAAGGACGGCCTCCCCAGTGCCGTCATCTGGAGCCTGCTCCCCATGACAGGACCGGGAGGAACGGAGGCCCTGTGGATAGGGACCGATGCGGGGCTCGTGCACCAGCAGTTCGGCCAGTGGCAAAGCATCGGAAATGGCGGCGCGTTGGCGGGCTCCAGCATCTACGGGATGGCGCTCACGGGGGGGCGGGGCCTTGGGGAATCCCTTTGGCTGGGGACGAGGGGCAGCGGCGTGGCGCGCGTGGAATCCGGCCGCGTCCGGTTCTATGCCAAGGCGGACGGGCTGCCGGATGACACGGTTTTCAGCCTCCTGGAATGGAAGGCGGAGGACGGCCAATCGGTGCTTTATGCTGGGACCCAAGGCGAAGGCCTGGCGGAGTTCCGGCAGGGCCGGTGGCGTGGCGCTACGGTGCCGCCGCAGCTCCGCCACACGAACATCCGGCAGCTACGTGAAACCCGGGATTCCGCAGGAAACCGGGTGTTGTGGGTCATTTCAGGAAGCAGCGGACTCTGGCGCAGGACCGCAAACCGGTGGGAGGCGGTCACCACGTCCCAGGGGCTGTCCACCAACCAGCTCCACAGCGCCCTGGAAACCAGCGATAGCGCGGGCCGGCGGACGCTGTGGATCGGCACGGAAAGCGGCGGACTGGCAAGAATCAGGGACGGGAAGGTCACGAACTACACCACCCAAGATGGCTTGCCGAACAACACGGTGATGAGCCTGTGCGAAACCCGGTGGGGCGGGCGGCATTTCCTCTGGGCGGGCACCGAAGGCGGCGGCCTGGTGTGGCTGGATCCGGACGCGGAAAAGCCCGCCTGGCACCTCCTGGCCGACCACACGGTCCCGGCCCTGCCCAACAACACGATTTACCAGTTGCAGGAAGACGCCCAGGCCAGGCTCTACGCCTTCACGAATCGCGGGGTGGCCCGGATCAGCGGGCCCCCGGAGGCCTTCCGCGTGGAGACCTTCACCACGGACAGCGGTCTGCCCAGCAATGAATTCAACGGCGGCGCCTCCATGAAGGATCGGTACGGCCGGATCTGGGGCGGCAGCATCCGGGGCGCGGCGGTATTCGATCCGCGGCAGGAGCTGCCGGGGATGGCGACCCCGCGCCTGATCCTGGACCGGGTGCAGGTGAACGGGCAGATCCGGGATCTGTCGGCGGGCATCCGGCTCGGGCACCGGGAGCGGCGGTTGGAATTCGCCTATTCGCTGCTCAGCTACTTCCGATCTTCGGAAACCCGGTACCAGACCCAGCTCATGGGCCTGGAGGAGGCCCCCTCGGGCTGGGCCCAGGATCCCCACCGGGAATTTCCGGGGCTCGGGGCGGGCAGCTATGTCTTCCGCGTGTGGGCCAGGGACTATCAGGGTCGTCTGGCGGGTCCGATGGATATGGCCTTCAGCATCCGTCCAGCGCCCTGGCGTACAGTTTGGGCTTATGCGATCTATGCCGCGCTGCTCGCGGGCGCGGTGTGGATCGCGGTCCAGACCCGCCTGCGGAGGCTGTTGCGGAAGACCGAGGAGCTGGAGGCGAAGGTCCGCCTGCGCACGGCGGAAATCGAGGCCGCCAAGGACCAGATCGAAGCCCAGAACCTGCAGATTTCCCGGCTCATGGAAAGCACCAGCCTGGCCCAGCGGGACCTCATCAGCTGGTCCCAGGCCATCGCCGGAGAACTGGCGCAAACCATCGGCGCCACCGGCATCGGCATCCTCACGGTGCAGGGCGAGGAACTGCGGTCGCTCGGCGAAAGCGGCACACGGATCCCGACCCTGCGCGAACTGCAGGCGCAGCCCTACTTGAATCCCGCCCAGGACCGGCGGAAACAGGCGCTCGCGGTGTCCGAGGACCGGCGCCGTGAGCTCTCCATACCCGTGAAGGGGCCCAGCGGGGAACTGCTCGGCGGAATGGTGCTGTCGGGTCCCTTCCGGTGGGGGGATGCGGAACGGCGCCTGGTGGGGGTCGTGGCGGCGCAGCTCGGCGCGGTGCTGGAATTGCAGAAGACCCGCCGGAGCCTCAGTGCTGCCCGCCAGCACCAGGCCCAGACCCGGGAGAAACTGCGGGAGAAGGGCCTGGCCCTGCTCCAGACCTGTCCCCGCTGCGGGCGCTGCTATGACGAATCGGTCCAGCGGTGCGGGTGGGATGCGGAGCCCCTGGAATCGCCCCGGATCCTGCCCTTCGTGATCCAGGACCGCTACCAGCTCGCCCGGCTGCTGGGCGAGGGCGGCATGGGCCTCGTTTTCGAGGCGAAGGATCTGCGGCTAGGCCGCGACGTGGCCCTGAAGCTCATCAAGCCCGAACTCTATGGAATGGCCGAAATCCATGCCAGGTTCAAGCAGGAGGCCCAAGCTTTGGCGGGCATCGTGCATCCCAGCGTCATCTCCATTTTTGATTCGGGGGAGCTGGAGGATGGATCGGCCTACATGGTCATGGAGCTGTTGAAGGGGGTGGACCTCGGGACCCTCATCGCCCGCCATGGCCCAGGAACGCCCATCCAGGTGGCCCGCCTCCTGCGCCAGGGCGCCGCGGGCCTGGCGGCGGTCCATCGGACCGGGGTGGTGCACCGGGATCTCAAGCCCGCGAACATCTTCCTGGTTCCCGAAGAGCCAGTGCCGGGCGGCACGGCCCACCAGCGGAATATCTTCCAGACGAAGATCCTGGATTTCGGATTGGCCAAACCCCTGGCGGCGGAGGGAGGGGTCACGCAGACCGGCATGTTGGTGGGGACGCCCCACTACATGTCCCCGGAACAGGTCCGGGGGCAGACCCTGGATGCCCGG
- a CDS encoding serine hydroxymethyltransferase gives MEETVYEVLQQGDPAVFSALHDEIDRQRHHLELIASENYASVAVMQAMGSHFTNKYAEGYPGRRYYGGCANVDVIENLARDRAKELFGAEHANVQPHSGAQANMAVYFAMLKPGDTVLGLDLAHGGHLTHGHPLNSSGVLYKFVGYHVRKDDECVDMDEVRRLALEHQPRMIVVGASAYPRIFDFPAFRAIADEVGALVMVDMAHIAGLVATGHHPSPVPHADFVTTTTHKTLRGPRGGLVLCKEQYAKDLDRAVFPGIQGGPLMHVIAAKAVAFAEALRPEFKAYSGQVVTNARALAKGLQEKGWRIVSGGTDNHLMLVDVFAQGILGNEAEKVLDRAGLTVNKNGIPFDPNPPLKPSGIRLGSPALTSRGMKEAEMAQIAIWIDRALRHKDDETAILDLQAEVFALGARFPIPE, from the coding sequence ATGGAGGAGACCGTGTACGAAGTGCTTCAGCAAGGTGATCCCGCTGTTTTTTCGGCATTGCATGATGAAATCGACCGCCAGCGCCATCACCTTGAACTTATCGCGTCTGAGAATTATGCGTCCGTCGCGGTGATGCAGGCCATGGGCAGCCATTTCACCAACAAATATGCCGAAGGATACCCTGGTCGGCGCTATTACGGCGGCTGCGCCAACGTCGACGTGATCGAGAACCTGGCCCGGGACCGCGCGAAAGAGCTCTTTGGCGCCGAACATGCCAACGTGCAGCCCCACAGCGGCGCCCAGGCCAACATGGCGGTCTATTTCGCCATGCTGAAACCCGGCGACACCGTGCTTGGACTGGATCTGGCCCATGGCGGTCACCTGACCCACGGCCACCCCCTCAACAGCAGCGGTGTGCTGTATAAGTTCGTGGGCTACCACGTGCGCAAGGATGACGAATGCGTGGACATGGACGAGGTCCGGCGGCTCGCCCTGGAACACCAGCCCAGGATGATCGTGGTGGGTGCGTCGGCCTATCCCCGGATCTTCGACTTCCCTGCCTTCCGCGCCATCGCCGACGAAGTCGGCGCCCTGGTGATGGTGGACATGGCGCATATCGCGGGCCTGGTCGCCACGGGCCACCACCCGAGCCCCGTCCCCCACGCGGACTTCGTCACCACCACCACCCACAAAACCCTGCGCGGCCCCCGCGGCGGCCTGGTCCTGTGCAAGGAACAGTACGCCAAGGACCTGGACCGGGCGGTCTTTCCGGGCATCCAAGGGGGGCCGCTCATGCACGTCATCGCAGCCAAGGCCGTGGCCTTCGCTGAAGCGTTGCGTCCTGAATTCAAGGCCTACAGCGGCCAGGTCGTCACGAATGCCAGGGCCCTGGCCAAGGGTCTCCAGGAGAAGGGCTGGCGGATCGTCAGCGGCGGAACCGACAACCACCTGATGCTGGTGGATGTTTTCGCCCAAGGGATCCTGGGCAACGAAGCCGAAAAAGTCCTCGACCGTGCCGGCCTGACGGTAAACAAGAACGGGATCCCCTTCGACCCGAACCCCCCCCTGAAACCCTCCGGCATCCGCCTGGGCTCGCCCGCGCTCACCTCCCGTGGCATGAAAGAAGCCGAAATGGCCCAGATCGCCATCTGGATCGACCGCGCCCTGCGCCACAAAGACGATGAAACCGCGATCCTGGATCTTCAGGCAGAAGTCTTCGCCCTTGGGGCGCGCTTTCCTATTCCCGAGTGA
- a CDS encoding M28 family peptidase has product MAALGTVMVFGLPVLYLVQPTLSRRAAGVVGVVDPAELEADVRLLSTTAPPRDHRHPERLDDIATWIKGRMASAGGRVSEQVYQVQGRTYRNVVARFGPEQGRLVVVGAHYDACGPNPGADDNASGVAGLLGLANLLGQTPPKDPVELVAYTLEEPPFFRTRHMGSVHHAQGLASRKTPVKAMICLEMIGTFSQEEGSQRYPVPGLDLVYPGKGDFIAVIGGIGQGALVRWVKAAMQSTSPLPVWSMNAPSSLTGVDFSDHASYWKEGFPAVMITDTAFYRNPRYHTALDTPDKLDYPRMAQVVQGVFVAVRALGE; this is encoded by the coding sequence ATGGCTGCCCTGGGTACGGTGATGGTGTTTGGCCTCCCGGTGCTCTATTTGGTACAGCCGACGCTATCCCGCCGGGCAGCGGGGGTGGTTGGCGTTGTCGATCCAGCAGAGCTGGAGGCCGATGTGCGCCTGCTCTCGACCACTGCCCCCCCGCGAGACCACCGTCACCCCGAGCGGCTGGATGACATTGCCACCTGGATCAAGGGGAGGATGGCGTCCGCGGGTGGGCGGGTTTCCGAGCAGGTGTATCAGGTCCAGGGACGGACTTACCGGAATGTGGTCGCGCGCTTCGGCCCCGAACAAGGGCGGCTGGTGGTGGTGGGAGCCCACTACGATGCCTGCGGCCCGAATCCGGGCGCCGATGATAACGCCAGCGGAGTGGCGGGCCTCCTCGGGCTGGCGAACCTGCTGGGCCAGACCCCCCCGAAAGACCCGGTGGAGCTCGTGGCCTACACTCTGGAGGAACCGCCCTTCTTCAGGACCAGGCATATGGGCAGCGTCCACCACGCGCAGGGGCTCGCCTCGCGCAAGACACCGGTGAAGGCCATGATCTGCCTCGAAATGATTGGGACCTTCAGCCAGGAGGAAGGAAGCCAGCGGTACCCGGTTCCGGGCCTGGACCTGGTGTATCCGGGCAAAGGGGATTTCATCGCCGTCATCGGCGGGATCGGGCAGGGAGCGCTGGTCCGGTGGGTGAAGGCCGCCATGCAGTCCACCTCGCCCCTTCCGGTGTGGTCCATGAACGCCCCGTCCAGTTTGACGGGCGTGGATTTTTCGGACCACGCGAGTTATTGGAAAGAAGGTTTCCCGGCCGTGATGATCACGGATACGGCCTTCTACCGGAACCCGCGGTATCACACAGCCCTGGACACTCCGGACAAGCTCGACTACCCCCGGATGGCCCAGGTAGTGCAGGGGGTTTTCGTGGCCGTCAGGGCCCTGGGGGAATGA
- a CDS encoding gamma-glutamylcyclotransferase: MESDGLFVYGSLREGGPNHAWLRRTNPIGQTRGFAPGRLFHLPGSGWAAMIPGVIPEALPPGLGWVVGEFIGYEDEGDLESALDDLDQLEGLAEGRFERRLVPVLLESGLTYAAWAYVFPVDRSSRLEREGVELLDGDWSGYL; the protein is encoded by the coding sequence ATGGAATCCGATGGCCTCTTCGTCTATGGCTCTCTTCGGGAGGGCGGGCCAAACCATGCCTGGTTGAGGCGCACGAATCCCATTGGACAGACCCGGGGCTTTGCGCCCGGACGCCTTTTTCATTTACCGGGTTCCGGCTGGGCCGCGATGATTCCCGGCGTCATTCCCGAAGCTCTGCCGCCAGGGCTGGGCTGGGTCGTCGGGGAATTCATCGGTTATGAAGACGAGGGGGACCTGGAATCGGCCCTGGACGATCTGGACCAGCTCGAGGGCCTCGCCGAAGGCCGCTTCGAGCGCAGGCTGGTCCCGGTCCTGCTGGAGAGCGGACTGACCTATGCCGCCTGGGCCTACGTGTTCCCCGTGGATCGTTCATCCCGGCTGGAACGCGAAGGCGTTGAACTGCTGGATGGGGACTGGAGCGGCTATCTGTGA
- the gyrA gene encoding DNA gyrase subunit A: MTRSETIEIEKEMRKSYLDYAMSVIVGRALPDVRDGLKPVHRRVLYAMKAANNEWNRAYRKSARTVGDVIGKFHPHGDVPAYDTLVRMAQPFSLRHMLVDGQGNFGSIDGDRPAAMRYTEARLSRIGSAMMEDIDQDTVDFGPNYDGSEVEPLVLPTRFPNLLINGSQGIAVGMATSIPPHNLRECCSALIALIEDPSIGMDIIMTHVKGPDFPGGGLMLGTEGVVDAYRTGRGRCVVRAKGHVEQIKRAGDREQLVFTELPYQVNKATLTEKIAELVRDKKIDGISDLRDESDREGIRLVVELKKNEPSDIVLNQLYQLTQLQNSFPITMLTIVNGQPRVCTLKEILQEFLGFRREVVTRRTMFQLKKAEDRHHVLLGLKIALDHLDAVIKLVRAAKTPEEAKQGLMEGKFATATELKKNPALRLSAIQSQAILDMRLQRLTGLEREKILDELAELEKTIKHLKAILADEALLLGVIKDELKAVMDQFGEDRRTEIVGYSGNIRMEDVVPDDPMVVTMSKAGYIKRTDLVAYRRQKRGGKGKLGMKTKDEDFVEQLFLTKAHDTLMAFTDRGYVYALKVYDLPEAAANTRGKHIKNLISLKDGENVVTLMALREFPVGEHLVFATSDGTVKRTSLSLYSNIRANGLIALNIEDGNSLVAVRRSSGDQQILLATAQGKAIRFAEEDIRAVGRVATGVRGMRLGSGDRIVDMEVADSLPDLPEGVIADESTADHGMLLTVTEKGYGKRSLLQDYRLQGRGGTGVINIRAGVRNGPVVGFKLVKFGEGCLLISQEGMVIKFLIDEVRKTGRAAQGVKLLNLGSDQDKVVGIAKIEASAMAFDEEEDLVMDAELANPGPDESGQQPKLEL; this comes from the coding sequence ATGACCCGATCTGAAACCATCGAAATCGAAAAAGAAATGCGGAAATCCTACCTCGATTACGCCATGAGCGTGATCGTGGGCCGGGCGCTTCCGGATGTGAGGGACGGCCTCAAACCCGTCCACCGCCGCGTGCTCTACGCCATGAAGGCCGCCAACAACGAGTGGAACCGGGCCTACCGCAAATCCGCCCGCACGGTCGGCGACGTCATCGGTAAATTCCACCCCCACGGCGACGTTCCGGCCTACGACACCTTGGTGCGCATGGCGCAACCCTTCAGCCTCCGGCACATGCTGGTGGACGGCCAGGGGAATTTCGGCTCCATCGACGGCGACCGGCCCGCGGCGATGCGTTATACCGAGGCGCGCCTGAGCCGCATCGGCAGCGCCATGATGGAGGACATCGACCAGGACACCGTGGATTTCGGCCCGAACTACGACGGTTCCGAAGTCGAGCCGCTGGTCCTCCCAACCCGCTTTCCCAATCTGCTCATCAATGGCTCCCAGGGCATCGCCGTGGGCATGGCCACCTCCATCCCGCCTCACAACCTGAGGGAGTGCTGCTCGGCCCTGATCGCCCTCATTGAGGACCCCAGCATCGGAATGGACATCATCATGACCCACGTCAAGGGTCCGGATTTCCCTGGCGGCGGGCTCATGCTGGGCACCGAGGGCGTTGTGGATGCCTATCGCACCGGCCGCGGACGCTGCGTGGTGCGGGCCAAGGGACACGTGGAGCAGATCAAGCGCGCGGGCGACCGGGAGCAGTTGGTCTTTACGGAGCTGCCCTACCAGGTGAACAAGGCCACCCTCACGGAGAAGATCGCGGAGCTCGTGCGGGACAAGAAGATCGACGGCATCAGCGATCTCCGGGACGAGAGCGACCGCGAAGGCATCCGCCTGGTGGTGGAACTGAAGAAGAACGAGCCTTCGGACATCGTCCTGAACCAGCTCTACCAGTTGACCCAGCTTCAGAATTCCTTCCCCATCACCATGCTGACCATCGTCAACGGCCAGCCCCGGGTCTGCACCCTCAAGGAAATCCTCCAGGAATTCCTGGGCTTCCGCCGCGAGGTCGTCACCCGCCGCACCATGTTCCAGTTGAAGAAGGCCGAGGATCGCCACCACGTCCTGCTGGGCCTCAAGATCGCCCTGGACCACCTGGACGCGGTCATCAAGCTGGTCCGGGCCGCCAAGACTCCGGAAGAAGCGAAACAGGGCCTCATGGAAGGCAAGTTCGCCACCGCGACCGAACTCAAGAAGAATCCCGCCCTCCGGCTCAGCGCCATCCAGTCCCAGGCCATTCTGGACATGCGCCTCCAACGCCTCACGGGCCTGGAACGCGAAAAAATCCTGGATGAGCTGGCCGAGCTCGAAAAAACCATCAAGCACCTCAAAGCCATCCTGGCGGACGAGGCCCTGCTCCTGGGCGTCATCAAGGACGAGCTGAAGGCCGTGATGGACCAGTTCGGGGAGGATCGGCGCACCGAAATCGTGGGGTACTCCGGCAACATCCGCATGGAGGACGTGGTCCCCGATGATCCGATGGTCGTCACCATGTCGAAGGCCGGGTACATCAAGCGCACGGACCTGGTGGCCTACCGCCGCCAGAAACGGGGCGGCAAAGGCAAGCTGGGCATGAAGACCAAGGACGAGGATTTCGTCGAACAGCTCTTCCTGACCAAGGCCCACGACACCCTGATGGCCTTCACGGACCGCGGCTACGTCTATGCCCTCAAGGTCTACGACCTTCCGGAGGCCGCGGCCAACACCCGCGGCAAGCACATCAAGAACCTCATCAGCCTGAAGGACGGCGAAAACGTGGTGACCTTGATGGCCCTGCGCGAATTCCCCGTGGGAGAACATCTCGTATTCGCGACGAGCGACGGGACCGTAAAGCGAACATCTCTAAGCCTTTACAGCAACATCCGCGCCAACGGACTCATCGCGCTGAACATCGAGGACGGGAACAGTCTCGTGGCGGTTCGGCGTTCCAGCGGCGACCAGCAAATTTTATTGGCCACGGCCCAGGGCAAGGCCATCCGGTTTGCGGAAGAGGATATCCGCGCCGTGGGACGCGTGGCCACGGGGGTTCGCGGAATGCGCCTCGGCTCCGGGGACCGCATCGTGGACATGGAAGTGGCCGATTCCCTGCCGGACCTGCCGGAAGGGGTCATCGCCGACGAAAGCACCGCCGACCACGGCATGCTGCTCACGGTCACCGAGAAGGGCTACGGGAAACGCTCGCTCCTGCAGGACTACCGGCTCCAGGGCCGAGGGGGCACGGGCGTCATCAATATCCGGGCCGGGGTCCGCAATGGACCCGTGGTGGGCTTCAAGCTCGTCAAGTTCGGCGAAGGCTGCCTCCTGATCAGCCAGGAGGGCATGGTCATCAAGTTCCTCATCGACGAGGTCCGCAAGACCGGCCGGGCCGCCCAGGGCGTCAAGCTCCTGAATCTCGGTTCCGACCAGGACAAGGTGGTCGGCATCGCCAAGATCGAAGCCAGCGCCATGGCCTTCGACGAGGAAGAGGACCTGGTGATGGATGCGGAACTGGCCAACCCCGGCCCCGATGAGAGCGGACAGCAACCGAAGCTGGAACTGTAA